One Candidatus Sulfurimonas baltica DNA segment encodes these proteins:
- a CDS encoding Eco47II family restriction endonuclease — protein MGGQFGAFFAAYTGYYVEIIPKKPKQFNVLFTPPDNTTGSNRPYREDIRKIDGKSFYELLTNDKNAIYDMYEKISNLLAKNLKMQSSEQFIDLLNRAYGQKK, from the coding sequence ATGGGTGGCCAGTTTGGTGCGTTTTTTGCAGCTTACACAGGATATTATGTAGAAATAATACCTAAGAAGCCAAAACAGTTTAATGTACTATTTACCCCACCAGACAATACAACTGGAAGTAATAGACCCTATAGAGAAGATATTAGAAAAATAGATGGTAAAAGCTTTTATGAATTACTTACAAATGATAAGAATGCTATATATGATATGTATGAGAAAATTTCTAATCTTTTAGCTAAAAATTTAAAAATGCAGTCTAGTGAGCAATTTATTGATTTGCTAAACAGAGCTTATGGTCAAAAAAAATAA